In the genome of Hevea brasiliensis isolate MT/VB/25A 57/8 chromosome 14, ASM3005281v1, whole genome shotgun sequence, the window aactttgtattAGACAtctttctcaaattataaatgtatgaagCCTAAATTTAAGGTCAAAGTTGTTGACCTAAATGGAAAGCATGTTAATATAGGCTATTTGAATTCAAGCCAATAAtgtgactataaataattccataaggcttgaaaaattacaattaaaatttctaaatgattataagacatagggcaacaaattctATGAAAAATACTAGGCATAAATGTTACTACAAGCTGTCCAAATAAATTGTTCaaattgatttgcaaaaattaagatacaaaaaaaaaaataaacctaaagaaaggttcttgatataaattattgacttattcCTAATAAGTCAATATATGCCAAATCACATAAAATAGTTATGTGGGACTCATTTTCCCACGACACATGGACATATAAATTCTGTTAAATGATTATTAATACTTAATTGCCCATactaaacctaggcttatatttatatagttggatcgattggcatACTAATTAGGGATTATAGATAGCAATACTACTTACAgggcaaatcatgaactgacaatatatgtctattatgattgttttacaggctatatgcctactcatTAGCCATTGTGCCTAACATTATTTCTGGTCTCATGCCTGAAAAatatatacagggtagacatatggctgtctaacctatatactctcatgtatccagcattatagtttgttataggttatttgggcacaAATATGcagatatgacatgaaatacactgatatgacataaaatacgcTGATATGATTCTAAagactctaatatgagtttaaaaaaccagagaatgaaattaatacaTAGAAAAGatacttataattaatttattttcaaagtataaaaaagtcataaatgacttagactatataagaaataaacagaaaagatactgttaaatttaactgttcccaaagtgtaggaaatttataaatgtcttagaattgataataatttcactgatatgagtttaaggaAACTGAAAATAAGATATATgcacagataagatcctgataagtaAATTttttccaaagtgcaataaaatatataattgaccTAGAAGTGCAAAATTCTACATAGAGCtattacttttaattattcagttattattccttaaaattatgcaccactaagcaatttgcttagtgcATTGGTTTTTCCAtctcgtaggtactagagatcagtAGCCGCCACAATAGTGTTCCGACCGTAGTTGACCAGATCTGCATACAGTTCAAAGTTCACCTCattagtcttttgtattttggtaggcccatgtatagactagtgttTTGATTCATTGTGTATAATcataatgtaattactagtttgtgatgtaaataaaaattgtaattacatattttggattgtaaataaagttatgaatttatgcatatgaatttctatatgaatgaatgaatgaacttgGAATGGTATGAGTagaaatgacatgatatgacatgtaaagagatgaaattgtttttaacaggtaactatTGGAACCTGCTAACTGCCAATAAAACAAAGGAGGCTCTGCCCTGGTTTCCAcacagaaaaaaaaatttcacatgttttctataaagtttaaaattaacaatggacatgacaagataagatagggtgctccagcactgaatgtggcactcctcgctcggctacactatagacgggcgaGGGGCGTCACAAAGGTACAAATGATTTTCTCGTTGTTTGcctctatgtggatgatatgatttaTTTGGGATCTTCTTCTCCTCTTATTAATGAATTCAAAGCTTCCATGGAAAAGAAATTCAAAATGACAGATCTTGGAGAGTTGCACTACTTTCTTAGGCTTGAGGTGAAGCAAGTTGAAGATGGCATCTTTGTGTCAAAGAAGAAATATGCTGCTAATTTGCTTAAAAGGTTTAACATTTTGGGTTGTAAAATTGTAGCCACACTaatgaatttaaatgaaaaattgcAAGTTAATGATGGTACTGAACCAGCGGATGCAAGGAGTTTTAGAAGTTTGGTTGGAGGCTTAATCTACTTGATTAATACGCAGCCAGATATTTCTGTTAGAGTTATTTCTAGGTTCATGCATTGTCCATCAAAGCATCATTTTGGAGCTGTAAAAAAGGGCTCTACGTTATATTGCTAGAACAGTCGATTTTGGGATATGGTATGGTCATGTTTCAGAGTTCAAATAATTTGGCTATACTGATAGTGATTGGACTGGGTGTTTGGAGGATAGAAGAAGCACATCTAGTTATGTTTTTAGTCTTGGATCAACTATTGTGTGCTGGAGTTCAAAGAAGCAAACAACAACAGCCTTGTCTTCATCTGAAGCAGAATATACAGCTGCAAGTTCATCAGCATGTTAAGCCTTATGGTTAAGAAGAATTCTAGCTGATGTCAATCAAGAACAGCAGGAAGCAACTGAAATTTACTGTAAAAATCAAGCCGTAATTTTTATGTCCAAAAATCTAGCTTTTCATGGAAGAACCAAGCATATAGATATTCGAGTTCATTTCATTCGAGATCTTGTGTCAGATGAATCAATCATTTTAAAGTACTGCAACACAAATGAGCAGGTGGTAGATATTTTGATAAAGTCCCTTCCTTGAGATAAACATGTTTATTTTAAGCTCCAACTTGGTGTCTGTAACTTTGAATCAAGGGGGAGTATTGGAGAATGATTGAAAGTCAGTTACCAAAATATTAGTGTTTTTTTACGGAGTTGGATGTTGTTAATTCTGTTCCTTTATTTTCTACTTTATGCTAGTATTTTGCAGCTCTTCTTTTGCTAATTTGTTATTGTGTAAAGCCTATTTATAGGCATGTTGTTTACTTCATTTTGTAAGTGAATAAAATAGcaacttcaaccaattatatcccGTCTTTCTACTATAATTTCTCTGTTTTTCTGTTGCTTTGTTTAATTCCTAAATTAGCTCAAGCCTACTGCAGACTTTTTTTGGTCACCATCTATCTGATAAAAGTCCTGTGTGGCAGCCTCTTGTGTTTATTGTAGATTTCCAACAAGAACTATTAACAAAATGTAACTTATTCTTTGACAGAAGCGCCATCCTTATTGCACGAGACCAAGAATGGTAATTAGGACTAGTGAGAACTGGAGATACCAGAACAAGAGCTGGATTTTCATTAGGATGAAGATAATACGGACTAGAGGGTTTTTGGGTAGGATCTTGATTAGTAGCCATGAACAAAGGCTTAGGGTTTCAGCAAGAAAATGAAGAACAATGAAGCAATCtcgagagaaaaaaaaatgtgctctgataccatatgagaaaaggaaaaagaatattattaatttagaaGAATGAAAAAGATATTGGAGTCTCTttagcttttatatatatatatagccagcTAAAGAAGGAACTAGGAAACTGACTCTAACTAATTCAGCTAACTAATCAAATACATGTGAAGCAGCTAATTAACTGACTAACTGACTTTTGAAGTTTTAGCGTCtaattctgttttttttttttttttttatct includes:
- the LOC131172899 gene encoding uncharacterized mitochondrial protein AtMg00810-like, yielding MTDLGELHYFLRLEVKQVEDGIFVSKKKYAANLLKRFNILGCKIVATLMNLNEKLQVNDGTEPADARSFRSLVGGLIYLINTQPDISVRVISRFMHCPSKHHFGADRRSTSSYVFSLGSTIVCWSSKKQTTTALSSSEAEYTAASSSAC